A window of Pedococcus badiiscoriae genomic DNA:
GACCCTTGTCTGATGCTTGGGACACGCGCAGGAGAGGAGGGTGGTATGCCGGGTGACAACGAGGGTGCCTCGGTGACCGTCCGCTACTGGGCAGGTGCCAGGGCGGCAGCAGGCGTGGATTCCGACCTCGTCCGGGGATGCCGGACCGTCGCACAGGCGGTCGCCGCGGTCGACCTGCTGCACCCCGGGCTGCCTGCGGTCACGGCGGTCAGCACCTTGCTGCTCGACGGCCGGGCGACCCATCGTGACGACCCCCTGCCTGACGGCTCGGTGCTGGAGGTACTGCCTCCCTTCGCCGGGGGGTGATGCGAAGATGCCCCTTGTGTCCGACGTCCCCGAGCAGGCGCCCAACAACCCTGCCGTGCCGCTGACCCGGCGCGAGCGTCGCGTCCATGCCCAGACCGCGAAGCCTGCCCTGCCGCGTCGCGCCCTGCTCCCGCGACCGCTGTCCATCGCCGCGACCGTCGCGTTCGCCGCGCTGGTGGCACTGACCGGCTATGCCAGCCCGCAGTTCGTCGCGCTGGCCGTGGGGCTGGCCGGGCTGGTGCTGGCCTGGGGCTGGCCGCAGCTGCTCAGCCTGCCGAGCCCGCGGGGGACCAGCGCGGTCCTGGCGATCGGCACGGTGCTCATGACCGGGACCGCACTGTTGACGCGCCACAACCCCTACCTCGAGTGGATGCCTGCCGCTCTGGCCGTCGCCGTCCTCGTCGCCTTCCTGCACCAGCTGATGCGTCGCGACGGCCGTCCCCGCCTGACCGAGTCCGTGGCTGCCACGACCTCGGGTCTGGCGATCATCTCGGCCGGCACTGCGCTGGCCCCGATCCCGCACGTGCTGGCCGGTGACCACGCCCTCGCGGCTGCGATGGCCGGTCTGGGGGTTGGCGCGCTGACCGACCCATGCATCTCGCTCCCGCGGCTGAGGAAGTGGGCCCTCTTCATCGCCATGCTGGTGGGAGGGGGATCCGCCCTGCTGGTCTCGGCGATCGCGGGTGCTCCGATGTTGGCCCCGGGCGCGCTGCTCGGCCTGCTCGCCGCCGCGATCGCGCACGCCACCCGGCGCCTGCTGGCGCCCCTGCCCTCGACCGCCATGCCGCGGGCCCAGCTCGCTGCGGCCGCGACCTCCTGTCTCATCATCGGCGTGGTCATCCACGTGGTCGTGACGTCGCCCCTCTACGCCTGACGACGCGGCGCCCTCGCGAGAAGGTCAGTAGACGAGGGCCTGCACCCCGGGGGACAGGACCTCCTCGACGAACGCCGCCGCACCGCGGATCGCCACGCCGGGCAGGAGGTCGGCCTCGGCGAGGTCGCGTCGCGCCGCACACTGGCCGCAGACAGTGACCGTGCCGGTGGCCAGCACGGCGTCGCGCAGGTCCGCCAGCGCTGCCGCGTGCGCCAGCTCGACCTGCTCAGCCCGACCCGGCACGCCCATCCACGACGCGTCCCCCGTGAGCCAGAGGCTGACGCCGACGCCGCTGGCCACCGCGGTGGCGGCGACGGTGAAGGCCTGGTTCAGGCGTTCGAGCGACTCGGTGCCACAGGTGACCTTGATGACGAGCGTGCGCGGGTCTGTCATGGTCCACAGGCTACGATCTGGCGCGTGCACACGTTCTACATCTGCCTTCTCGCCCTCACGGCCGTGGTGATCACCTGGTTCGCCGGATTCGTCGTGTACCGCCTGGTCAAGACGCCGCGCTGATGCAGTTCACCCTCGACCCGGACCTGCCGCGCGCGCTCGCGCCGCTGGCGTGGCTGATCGGTCGCTGGGAGGGCGCCGGCGTCGTCGGCTACCCGACCATCGAGTCGGCAAACTTCGGCCAGGAAATCGAGGTCACCCACGACGGTCGCCCCTTCCTCGAGTGGCACAGCCGCACGTGGCTGCTCGACGAGGCCGGCACCAAGGTGCGCCCGCTGGCGACCGAGCTGGGCTTCTGGCGGCCGTTCGAGGACGGAGAGGTGGAGCTCCTCCTCACCCACCCGACGGGAATCGTCGAGCTCTACTACGGCAAGGCGGAACCGGCCAAGATCGAGCTGCGCACCGATGGTGTCCTGCGCAGCCCGCAGGCCAAGGAGTACAACGCAGGCACGCGCCTCTACGGGCTGGTGAACTCCAACCTCATGTGGGCGATGGACATGGCCGCCGTCGGTCAGCCGCTGCAGAGCCACCTCTCCGCCGAGCTCAAGCGCGTCGGCTAGAGCACATGGCGTCCACCCCAGCGCGGATCCTGACGGTCTGCACCGGCAACATCTGCCGGTCGCCGTTCCTGGAGCGCGCCCTCCAGACCGAGCTGGACCGCTCCTGGGGGGTCGGCGCCGTCGAGGTCTCCAGCGGCGGCACCGGGGCCCTGGCCGGCCACCCCATGGAGGACCAGGCGCGTGCGCTGCTGGAGTCCAAGGGGTATGCCGCGAACGGCTTCGTCGCTCGCCACCTCACCCAGGCGATGGTGGCCGACGCCGACCTCGTGCTCACCGCCACCCGGGTGCACCGCGGGAAGGTGGCCACGCTGCACCCCAAGGCGCTGCGCTATGTCTTCGCCTTCCGGGAGTTCGCCGACCTGGTCTCCGGGCTGGACCCGTCGGCCGTGGCCGTGTCGTCCGACTCCGCCCGCGAGCACATCACCCGGGTCGTGGCCCTGGCTGCTGGACAGCGGGGGATGCGGACGCCGCTGAGCGACGCAGAGGCCGACATCGTCGACCCGTACCGCCGCCCGGCGCAGGTCTTCGAGGACATGACCGAGCAGATCATGGGTGCCCTGCCCACCGTGGCGCACGCCCTGGGGAGGCCGTGATGCCCCGCCTCGGCGAACGAGCCGGGCTCGTCGGGCTGGCCGCGTTCCTGATCGTCGACGTGCTGCTCGTGGGGTTCGCCATCTCCAGCACCCGTCACCCGGTCGACCGAGGCGGCTCCACCATCGGCTCAGGGGTGACCACCACCCCGTCGGTGCCCGGGACCACCACCGCCACGACCACCGGGCCGTCCACACCCGCGGTCAGGGCGGCACCCCTGACGCAGGGCATCGTCGCGGTCGACAAGGCCACCGCCTTCCGGTTCACGCTCGGCAACTGCAAGTCCCGCGGTTCCAAGCTCGAGCTGACCCGCAACGCCGGAGCGAGCTGGGGTCCGCGATCCGCCCCGTTCGACACCATCGTCAGGGTCCGGGTCAGGTCTGACCGTTCTGCGTTCGTCGTGGGCGCCGACTCCCGGACGGGCTGCACACCCGCCATCCGCCAGGCATCCACCCTCGTCGCGGACTTCGGGAACTCGGTCGCCGCGGCGAATGTCTGGTTCCGGGACCCCAGGGCCAGCGCCTCCGTGGGACTGCCCACTGGGGGCACCGGCAAACCGTGCGGTTCCACCCCTGTGGTCGACCTGGCGATCGTAGACGCCGGCGGTGCCGCCCTGTGCACCGACGGACGGGTGAGGGTGAGCACGGACGGCCAGCGCTGGACCACCGCCTCCACCGTCCCGGGGGCAATCGCGGTTGCCCTCACCGCCAAGGGTCGTGCCCTCGTCGTCGTCCCCGGCGTCGCGTCCTGCAGCGGCCTCGCCGTCATCGATGCGGCCAAACCCACCCAGGCCCTCGGCTGCGCGATGACGGACGTCTCCAAGGTCCAGCCCGGGACCGTCGCGCTCTCGGTGACATCCGGGTCGGGTTGGCTCGCCGTGGGGGACGCCGTGTTCGTGGCCGGTGGCGATCTCTCGACCTGGAAGAAGAGCTGACCGTCCGGGCTGCGGGCACGCCCGTAATCTCCCGGCCGACGCCAACTGGAAGCACCCCACCGCACCAGCACGTGTCCTACGTCGAATACGGGTCCCCGGACGAAACCAGGGCTGAGAGCCTACGACGTGCAGAGGGTCACGCCTCTCATCGGTTGCCCGGCGCAGCGGACGGGCCGCGACCGGGTCTCGTCACCAAGCGCTCCTTTCGGCGCCAGTGACAGGTCCGGTCATCGGGGTCGGGCCGCACACCGCCCCAACCGTCCAAGCACGCCGAGTCGCCTGGACGGGGATGCGCTCGCCACACCGAGAAAGGTGCGTCATGACACTCACAACTCGCAACCGCCGGTCCAGCCGCATTTTCGAGGCCCTGCTCGTGCCTTTCCTAGCTGCTGGCGCCGTTCTCCTGACCACCAGCACCGCGAGCGCCCGTGGTTCGGACTGGCACCTGTGGCAGCCACCCGTGGGCGCGGTCGTCGCCTGCGGAGACACCCCTGTGAACCTGTCGTTCCCGTACAACAAGGAGTACCAGCGATCCCTGCCACCGTCCGCCGGCACCACGGACATCCAGCAGTTCACCGGCTCCCTCTCCGTCCAGTTCAGCACGTCCGCCAAGACAGTCAAGTACAACGCCGGCGGCCCAGGAACGGTCACCACCTACACCAACGGCGACGTCCTCACGCGCAGCGAAGGGCACTACAACTTCGCCGTCAGCCCGCAGCAAGCCGCGCAGCTCGGCGTCCCGCAGATCTTCGGCACCGTCGGGCTCATCGAGTTCATCACCCACCCCGACGGGTCCATGTCTCCCATCCGCATCCCGAGAAACGTCATCAGCGTGTGTGCCGACCTCGGCCTGTGACCATGCCTGTGGTGAGACCGGTCCGCGCCCCGAGACGCCGGGATCCGACCGGCGAAGGTTGAGAGGATGGGCGCATGCCCGTTGACGTTCTCACCGAGGTCGTGATCAGTCGTCCGCGCGAGGTGGTCGCCGCCTATGCCGGCGACCCCACGAATGCGCCCGAGTGGTACGCGAACATCCGCTCCGTCGAGTGGCGCACGCCTGCGCCCCTCGACGTCGGGTCGCAGCTGGACTTCGTGGCCCACTTCCTCGGCCGGCGGCTCGCCTACACCTACGAGCTCGTCGAGCTGACGCCGGGCGAGCGGCTCGTCATGCGGACCGCCCAGGGACCGTTCCCGATGGAGACGACGTACGAGTGGGAGCCGATCGGCGATGCTGCGACCCGGATGAGGCTGCGGAACCGCGGGAATCCGTCGGGGTTCTCCCAGCTGGCCGCACCGTTCATGGCGAGTGCAGTCCGGCGCGCCAACCGCAAGGACCTGGCAAAGCTCAAGGAGATCCTCGAGACCTCCTCAGTCCAGGCCTTGTGACGCGACACGGCCGACGTCCTCGCAGGTGGAACCCGCACGACGGGGCAGTCGTCCTAGCGGCATGCGCAGGCTCCTTTTTGCTCTCGCGGTTCTCGCTCTCCTGCTCACCAGCTGCGCACCGCACGCACTCAGGGCAGGGCGGAGTCCGACCCCGTCGCCCTCGATCTGCACCCCACCCGCTGGCGGCCGGTGCGCCGCCGACATGCCCTGGACCGGCCAAATCATGGTCTCGCCGGATGGGCTCCTGCTGCATGGCAGCATCAACTGCGGGGGCTCTCTTCACGTCGTAGACCAGACCGCTGACCGGGTGACGATCAGACTCCACGGAGGGGCCATGGGTCCGGGCCGCATGAGCTGCGCCCGGGTTGACATCGCCTCCCGCTTAGCCGCACCTCTGGGCCGACGGCCCGTGTACGACACTGTCTCTGGTCAACGCCTCGTCGTCCTCGTCGCGCCGCTGTGTCGCGGGCCCGCCCTACCTTGCGGCCGGTGACTCGAATACGCCGGCGTGGGGCGCAGGTACCCCAGTCAGGGCGTGTGGGTGACGTCGCCGTAGGTGCTCATGGTGTCGTTCTGCAGAGCCTCTCCGAGCGCCTTCATCCCGGGCACGTCGACGATGTCGATGGACCCGCCGACCGGTGACGTGCCGAAACCGGTGAACGGTGCCGTCACAAACGCGACGTCGGACCCTCGGACGTTGCGCAGCGAGAAGGCCTCGCTGCGCAGCTTGCTCACGGTGAAGGCGTCGTCCACGGTCAGGTTCGCGGTGCCCGCCTCGACGAACTGGGCCAGCCGCAACGGGTTGGTCAGGACGCTCGCGCTCAACGACTTGAGCATCAGGGCCTTGATGAAGGCCTGCTGACGACGTCCCCGCGAGATGTCGCCGTGACTGAGGTCCTCGCGTTCGCGCACGAACGTGAGCGCCTCCGCGCCGCCCATGTGCTGGTAGCCCTTGCTGAACGTGTAA
This region includes:
- a CDS encoding MoaD/ThiS family protein, whose amino-acid sequence is MPGDNEGASVTVRYWAGARAAAGVDSDLVRGCRTVAQAVAAVDLLHPGLPAVTAVSTLLLDGRATHRDDPLPDGSVLEVLPPFAGG
- a CDS encoding DsrE family protein, with translation MTDPRTLVIKVTCGTESLERLNQAFTVAATAVASGVGVSLWLTGDASWMGVPGRAEQVELAHAAALADLRDAVLATGTVTVCGQCAARRDLAEADLLPGVAIRGAAAFVEEVLSPGVQALVY
- a CDS encoding FABP family protein produces the protein MQFTLDPDLPRALAPLAWLIGRWEGAGVVGYPTIESANFGQEIEVTHDGRPFLEWHSRTWLLDEAGTKVRPLATELGFWRPFEDGEVELLLTHPTGIVELYYGKAEPAKIELRTDGVLRSPQAKEYNAGTRLYGLVNSNLMWAMDMAAVGQPLQSHLSAELKRVG
- a CDS encoding low molecular weight phosphatase family protein, which gives rise to MASTPARILTVCTGNICRSPFLERALQTELDRSWGVGAVEVSSGGTGALAGHPMEDQARALLESKGYAANGFVARHLTQAMVADADLVLTATRVHRGKVATLHPKALRYVFAFREFADLVSGLDPSAVAVSSDSAREHITRVVALAAGQRGMRTPLSDAEADIVDPYRRPAQVFEDMTEQIMGALPTVAHALGRP
- a CDS encoding SRPBCC family protein produces the protein MPVDVLTEVVISRPREVVAAYAGDPTNAPEWYANIRSVEWRTPAPLDVGSQLDFVAHFLGRRLAYTYELVELTPGERLVMRTAQGPFPMETTYEWEPIGDAATRMRLRNRGNPSGFSQLAAPFMASAVRRANRKDLAKLKEILETSSVQAL